In Quercus lobata isolate SW786 chromosome 12, ValleyOak3.0 Primary Assembly, whole genome shotgun sequence, a genomic segment contains:
- the LOC115970502 gene encoding uncharacterized protein LOC115970502 — protein MSVSSFPTKPDDRESKRARTSATPLIGFTEEDKQGTIQPYDDALVVTLRIGGYDVKRVLVDQGSAVKIMYPDLYKGLNLKQEDLSPYDSPLVSFEGKVVIPRGMIRLPVQTDSDVVEVNFIVVNTYSPYTAIVARPWLHALGAVSSTLHQKVKYPSGGQIKEIIGNQGTRERHAINRVHGGRQTRNYPTLR, from the coding sequence ATGTCAGTGAGCAGTTTCCCGACTAAGCCAGACGACAGGGAATCCAAGAGGGCTAGAACGAGCGCCACGCCATTAATCGGGTTCACGGAGGAAGACAAACAAGGAACTATCCAACCCTACGATGATGCCTTAGTCGTTACGCTCAGAATAGGAGGttatgacgtgaaaagggtgttagttgATCAAGGCAGCGCAGTgaagataatgtaccctgatttgtATAAGGGACTGAACTTGAAGCAGGAAGACTTGTCGCCATACGATTCCCCCCTGGTTAGCTTTGAAGGAAAGGTCGTCATCCCGAGAGGCATGATTAGGTTGCCTGTGCAAACAGACTCAGATGTGGTAGAAGTGAACTTCATTGTCGTAAATACATACTCCCCTTACACAGCCATCGTGGCCCGGCCATGGCTTCACGCACTGGGGGCTGTGTCGTCAACCttgcaccaaaaggtgaaatatccGTCAGGAGGTCAGATCAAAGAGATAATAGGGAACCAGGGAACCAGGGAGCGCCACGCCATTAATCGGGTTCACGGAGGAAGACAAACAAGGAACTATCCAACCCTACGATGA